The proteins below come from a single Bombus pyrosoma isolate SC7728 linkage group LG10, ASM1482585v1, whole genome shotgun sequence genomic window:
- the LOC122571461 gene encoding frizzled-2-like → MGLVRRTKLLPSRTMASLLPLLLLAVLPNVRLESAISPVSNVGSVSSGSSSSSSSASSSSMVGVVPGSGSASGSMVGSGNSVVGGGSSGVGHSSLGGGAVNGNGRCEEITIPMCRGIGYNLTAMPNELNHDNQEEAGLEVHQFWPLVEIKCSPDLKFFLCSMYTPICLPEYTKPLPACRSVCERARAGCAPLMQQYGFSWPERMACERLPAHGDPENLCMEQDNRTSSTGYGSGNGGAASSAPLPAAAPPRPTRPSKTTQPPRCKPGKNQKNCQHPPGERARDCVCRCRAPLVPLGAGGTVIPGPISGSSTGNIGNGAGLAGMAVSGVIPAPPISIGRSIIQDIAGVPNCALPCHGAFLTPEERGFAAVWLALWSGLCAASTLVTVTTFLIDTQRFKYPERPIVFLSACYFAVSIGYLSRSVFGHEEIACDGPALKSRAQGPEACVAVFLMIYFFGMASSVWWVILAFTWFLAAGLKWGNEAIASYSQYFHLAAWLAPAVQTFSAYLAGGVAGDPVAGVCTVAPDGIRSFILVPLFVYLLLGTSFLLAGFVSLFRIRSVIKRQPGAKADKLEKLMIRIGVFSVLYTLPAGVVLACHMYETSLRNEWLDSLACPCRPRARPLYSVLMLKYFMALAVGITSGVWIWSGKTVDSWKRLWRRLFSGGSGGGGHGGGGAGMVAGVTGVSGGIGSTSIKGVVGRVGVPYPPAPGPGSALLPPGSVASASQHHLHHHVLKQPPLSHV, encoded by the coding sequence ATGGGACTCGTTCGACGGACGAAGCTGCTTCCAAGCCGAACGATGGCGTCCCTGTTACCATTGCTGCTGCTGGCAGTATTACCAAACGTGCGATTAGAATCAGCAATCAGTCCAGTGAGCAACGTGGGCTCGGTATCGAGCGGTTCTTcgtcctcctcttcttctgcctcgtcgtcgtcgatgGTGGGCGTCGTGCCTGGCAGTGGCTCGGCTTCCGGTAGCATGGTTGGCTCTGGTAACAGCGTGGTTGGAGGTGGAAGTAGCGGCGTTGGACACTCGTCTTTAGGCGGTGGAGCTGTTAACGGAAACGGTCGATGCGAAGAGATCACGATCCCAATGTGTCGTGGTATCGGTTACAATCTAACGGCCATGCCGAACGAATTGAATCACGACAACCAAGAGGAGGCTGGCTTAGAGGTGCACCAATTCTGGCCATTGGTCGAAATCAAATGTTCGCCAGATTTGAAATTCTTCCTCTGTTCGATGTATACCCCGATATGCTTGCCCGAGTACACTAAACCTCTTCCAGCTTGTAGAAGCGTTTGTGAAAGAGCACGGGCTGGTTGCGCACCGTTGATGCAACAGTATGGATTCTCCTGGCCAGAGAGAATGGCCTGTGAAAGATTGCCAGCCCATGGTGACCCGGAGAACTTGTGTATGGAACAAGACAATCGTACTAGCAGTACCGGATATGGATCCGGAAACGGAGGAGCCGCGAGTAGCGCCCCCTTACCAGCAGCAGCGCCACCACGCCCAACCAGGCCGTCGAAGACGACCCAGCCACCGCGGTGCAAGCCAGGCAAAAATCAAAAAAACTGCCAGCATCCCCCGGGGGAAAGGGCGAGGGACTGCGTGTGCCGGTGCAGGGCACCCCTCGTACCCCTGGGGGCGGGGGGCACGGTCATTCCGGGACCGATAAGCGGCAGCAGCACCGGCAACATCGGCAACGGGGCTGGACTGGCAGGCATGGCCGTAAGTGGAGTCATACCGGCGCCACCGATAAGCATCGGCAGGAGCATCATTCAGGACATTGCCGGAGTACCGAACTGCGCTCTCCCGTGCCACGGGGCGTTTCTCACCCCCGAAGAGCGAGGGTTCGCGGCCGTGTGGCTGGCTCTGTGGAGCGGCCTGTGCGCCGCAAGCACGCTCGTGACCGTCACCACGTTTCTGATCGACACCCAGCGCTTCAAGTATCCTGAGAGACCGATAGTGTTCCTGTCAGCCTGCTACTTCGCCGTATCGATAGGTTATCTATCGAGAAGCGTGTTCGGCCACGAGGAGATAGCCTGCGACGGGCCAGCGTTGAAGTCGAGGGCACAGGGTCCGGAAGCTTGCGTAGCCGTCTTCCTGATGATCTACTTCTTCGGCATGGCGTCCTCGGTCTGGTGGGTGATCCTCGCGTTCACGTGGTTCCTCGCGGCCGGACTGAAATGGGGCAACGAAGCTATAGCCTCGTACTCCCAGTACTTCCATCTAGCAGCTTGGCTGGCACCCGCGGTTCAGACTTTCTCGGCGTATCTAGCGGGGGGAGTAGCAGGGGATCCAGTAGCAGGAGTCTGCACGGTAGCTCCGGATGGAATAAGATCCTTCATCCTGGTACCGTTATTCGTGTACCTTCTACTGGGGACCAGCTTCCTTCTGGCGGGTTTCGTAAGCCTGTTCAGAATTCGATCGGTGATAAAGCGACAACCAGGGGCGAAAGCGGACAAACTGGAGAAACTGATGATACGAATCGGCGTGTTCAGCGTTCTATACACGCTACCAGCCGGAGTAGTGTTGGCCTGTCACATGTACGAAACGTCGTTAAGAAACGAGTGGCTCGATTCGTTGGCTTGCCCGTGTCGACCAAGGGCAAGGCCTCTCTACTCCGTCCTGATGCTCAAGTACTTTATGGCGCTCGCGGTAGGCATCACGTCAGGCGTATGGATCTGGAGCGGCAAAACCGTCGACTCGTGGAAACGTCTGTGGAGGCGCTTGTTCAGCGGCGGAAGCGGCGGAGGCGGTCACGGAGGCGGTGGCGCCGGTATGGTAGCAGGCGTGACTGGCGTCAGCGGAGGAATCGGCAGCACCAGCATCAAGGGCGTCGTAGGACGTGTCGGAGTGCCGTATCCACCGGCACCTGGCCCTGGAAGCGCACTACTTCCACCTGGCAGCGTGGCAAGCGCGTCCCAACACCATCTCCATCATCACGTCCTCAAACAACCTCCTCTGTCGCACGTATGA